From Cecembia calidifontis, one genomic window encodes:
- a CDS encoding lectin-like domain-containing protein encodes MKAKLELLAKGKLFFRCCLLFWLSVLPFYVNAQLGFPYCETFDGGSVQSNTVFGGTARLLDGVIRLTDAGVDQNGYVYIDIPFPSAYGLKASFEYYIYGGSGADGLSFFLFDAATPNFSPGGFGGSLGYAQRNNQPGLSRGYLGIGFDSFGNFGNSSEGKIGGFFGVGTALVPNTVVVRGPGNGLTGYPFVVGRRTMETGNDGMRPDNQFTISSGGFNTNRITDPNIPGYRKVFIELQPNPFEGGFFLTVRMLVTISPGRPEIITIFDRPYFFTSPGSLKVGFAASTGGFTNIHEIDNLTVEVFDLDGLEDPLAKNIDDKASCAAQENTFEITLNEVELFNENSEIACLQFYPSLEAIEEEDSNVCSRAKCRPENRVLVLPQGIFKAADVGGKFTFFPNPEFIDDTVKVYYTVTDNYGKTSKGKYISLLIQESPDPVSLVADGIPSNTDQARKCEGEGVLLKARGADDYFAYEW; translated from the coding sequence ATGAAAGCAAAGTTGGAATTATTGGCTAAAGGCAAATTATTTTTCAGATGTTGTCTGCTTTTCTGGTTATCAGTACTTCCATTTTATGTCAATGCGCAGTTAGGATTTCCATATTGTGAAACATTTGATGGGGGCAGTGTCCAAAGTAATACGGTTTTTGGCGGAACAGCCAGACTTTTGGATGGTGTAATCAGGTTGACAGATGCAGGAGTGGATCAGAATGGATATGTCTATATAGATATCCCATTTCCATCAGCCTATGGTCTTAAGGCTTCGTTTGAATATTACATTTATGGAGGCAGTGGGGCAGATGGATTGTCGTTTTTCTTATTCGATGCCGCGACCCCGAATTTTTCGCCCGGAGGTTTTGGAGGATCATTGGGGTATGCCCAGCGGAATAATCAGCCCGGCCTTTCCCGGGGCTATTTGGGCATTGGTTTTGATTCATTTGGGAATTTTGGTAATTCTTCGGAAGGAAAGATCGGTGGTTTCTTTGGGGTAGGTACGGCCTTGGTTCCTAATACTGTGGTGGTCAGAGGCCCAGGCAACGGATTGACAGGTTATCCCTTTGTGGTTGGAAGAAGGACCATGGAAACCGGTAATGATGGTATGCGGCCGGACAACCAATTTACCATCAGTTCAGGAGGCTTTAATACAAATAGAATAACCGATCCCAATATACCCGGTTATAGGAAAGTCTTTATAGAATTACAGCCCAATCCTTTTGAAGGCGGATTTTTTTTGACAGTCAGGATGCTGGTTACCATTAGCCCAGGGCGACCTGAAATCATTACTATTTTTGACAGGCCCTATTTTTTTACTTCCCCAGGCAGTCTGAAGGTGGGCTTTGCCGCTTCCACAGGCGGTTTTACCAATATTCATGAAATCGATAACCTTACGGTGGAAGTTTTTGATCTGGATGGTTTAGAAGATCCCTTGGCGAAAAATATCGATGATAAAGCTTCCTGTGCAGCGCAGGAAAATACTTTTGAGATTACCCTGAATGAAGTCGAATTGTTCAATGAAAATTCCGAGATAGCCTGCCTGCAGTTTTATCCTTCTTTAGAGGCTATTGAGGAAGAGGATAGCAATGTTTGTTCAAGAGCAAAATGTAGACCTGAAAACAGGGTTTTGGTATTGCCTCAGGGGATTTTCAAGGCTGCGGATGTGGGAGGAAAATTTACGTTTTTCCCCAATCCTGAATTCATCGATGATACGGTGAAAGTTTACTATACAGTGACAGATAACTATGGAAAAACATCCAAGGGAAAATATATAAGCCTCCTGATCCAAGAATCCCCTGACCCAGTAAGCTTAGTGGCGGATGGAATCCCTTCCAATACGGATCAGGCCAGGAAATGTGAAGGGGAAGGAGTCCTTTTGAAGGCAAGAGGGGCGGATGATTATTTTGCTTATGAATGGTAA
- a CDS encoding PKD domain-containing protein, with protein sequence MGVAPGRYQVIAYNSKNCPAASEYFEIINPPFPVIDMEDRIVGCEVGVGLDIRDYIPNYDPSVYDYQLESPLGIYLENKEMADVQISGNYFLRVKHKDLPCWSPTVPFELIINTIPLIPNFDYGVDGTGVKSEEEGGIFIDDPIRFQDLSSGNAVSWEWDFGDGARSTLQHPIHTFGKMGVFQVQLAITNDLGCKKSITIELPLTLSYRVMIPTGFTPTLSDNNFFRPKTKGIVAMEMYIFNLWGNLVFKSDGMDTLGWDGKINGELAPAGNYAYRIKMRTVDGETIEEGGRLTLIR encoded by the coding sequence ATGGGAGTTGCGCCTGGAAGGTACCAGGTAATTGCTTATAATTCGAAAAACTGTCCGGCGGCTTCGGAGTATTTTGAAATCATAAATCCTCCTTTTCCTGTCATTGATATGGAGGATAGGATTGTTGGATGTGAGGTTGGTGTTGGTTTGGATATTCGGGATTATATTCCAAATTACGATCCTTCCGTTTATGATTATCAATTGGAATCGCCTTTGGGGATATATCTCGAAAATAAGGAAATGGCAGATGTCCAGATTTCAGGCAATTATTTTTTAAGAGTAAAACACAAAGATTTGCCATGCTGGTCTCCTACTGTTCCATTCGAATTGATCATCAATACCATTCCTTTGATTCCGAATTTCGATTATGGAGTCGATGGTACAGGTGTCAAAAGTGAAGAAGAAGGTGGGATATTCATCGATGATCCGATAAGATTTCAGGATTTATCTTCAGGAAATGCAGTTTCTTGGGAATGGGATTTTGGAGATGGGGCTAGGAGTACACTGCAGCATCCAATCCATACTTTTGGAAAAATGGGTGTGTTTCAAGTCCAATTGGCCATTACCAACGACTTGGGATGCAAAAAATCCATTACTATTGAGTTGCCATTGACTTTGTCCTATAGGGTGATGATTCCCACTGGTTTTACGCCAACTTTATCGGATAATAATTTTTTTAGGCCAAAAACCAAGGGTATTGTTGCCATGGAAATGTACATTTTCAATCTATGGGGGAATTTGGTGTTTAAATCAGATGGTATGGACACTTTGGGTTGGGATGGAAAAATCAATGGAGAATTGGCTCCTGCTGGAAACTATGCCTATAGGATAAAAATGAGGACTGTGGATGGGGAGACTATTGAAGAAGGAGGCAGGTTAACGTTGATAAGGTGA
- a CDS encoding PorP/SprF family type IX secretion system membrane protein: MIRLFAAILIMIFTKAVNGQDIQFSQFYASPLFLNPAFAGSAEVSRFGVNFRNQWPSLDQTFIAYSAYFDHFVAEKNSGVGIIVNGSYQTLSNLANNEVGLVYAYRLKLGEKFFLHMGAQGSFATRSAAFDEVVLSAQLDIDRGVVLPGSGAAFPEDRTRTFLDLHSGLLFYNDKVWLGLSGHHLAQPNISYLEGAIDPLAIRYSMHGGIKFDLPKGFINDYVNNTRQDRTLAFAFNYKRQGLFDQLDLGAELFFDPVILGLWYRGLPTRIGLPNNEALIAMLGFLFESGVQVGYSYDFTLSALGWRSSGGAHEVSIRYDFVNQLWGRNKRKSLPSLKF; the protein is encoded by the coding sequence GTGATAAGATTATTTGCTGCCATATTGATTATGATTTTTACTAAGGCTGTGAATGGTCAAGATATCCAGTTTTCACAGTTTTATGCTTCTCCACTTTTTTTGAATCCAGCTTTTGCCGGAAGTGCGGAGGTTAGCAGATTTGGCGTTAATTTCAGAAATCAGTGGCCAAGTTTAGATCAGACGTTTATAGCCTACTCAGCATATTTCGATCATTTTGTAGCTGAAAAGAATTCAGGGGTCGGAATAATTGTCAATGGCAGTTATCAAACCCTGAGTAATTTGGCAAATAATGAAGTTGGTTTGGTGTATGCTTATCGTTTGAAACTTGGAGAAAAATTCTTTCTTCATATGGGGGCACAGGGGAGTTTTGCTACCAGGTCTGCTGCATTCGATGAAGTAGTTTTGAGTGCGCAATTGGATATTGACAGAGGCGTGGTACTTCCGGGTTCAGGTGCTGCTTTTCCGGAAGACAGGACAAGAACTTTTTTGGATTTGCATTCTGGTTTGTTGTTTTACAATGACAAGGTTTGGTTAGGGCTTTCCGGACACCACTTGGCCCAGCCCAACATTTCTTATTTAGAGGGGGCAATTGATCCTTTAGCCATACGCTACAGTATGCACGGGGGAATTAAGTTTGATCTTCCCAAGGGGTTTATCAATGACTATGTGAATAACACAAGGCAGGATAGGACGCTGGCTTTTGCATTTAATTATAAAAGACAGGGGTTGTTTGATCAATTGGATCTGGGTGCAGAACTGTTTTTTGATCCGGTCATCCTGGGATTATGGTATCGGGGGCTCCCGACCCGGATAGGGCTTCCCAACAATGAAGCCTTGATTGCCATGCTCGGTTTTTTATTTGAGAGTGGGGTTCAGGTAGGTTATAGCTATGATTTTACGCTATCAGCATTGGGGTGGAGGAGTTCAGGAGGGGCCCATGAAGTTTCGATCAGGTATGATTTTGTCAATCAGCTTTGGGGTCGCAACAAAAGAAAAAGTCTTCCTTCCCTGAAGTTCTGA
- a CDS encoding transposase, translating to MTKTVREFNRYSISFKKQVVEELENGSSYSYLQKKYDIRGAETIQRWVRSFGRDHLLNKRVRIETMDEKRRLKELEEENKRLKLALADSIVANKMLETLIDVSNDEYKTDLKKNFGNGLFQKGLKK from the coding sequence ATGACAAAAACGGTTCGGGAATTTAACAGGTACAGTATTAGCTTCAAGAAGCAAGTAGTAGAGGAGCTGGAAAATGGAAGTTCCTATTCTTATCTACAAAAGAAGTATGATATTAGAGGAGCGGAGACGATCCAGAGGTGGGTCAGGTCCTTTGGCAGGGATCATTTGTTGAACAAAAGGGTTAGAATAGAGACTATGGATGAGAAGAGAAGACTTAAGGAACTGGAAGAGGAGAACAAGAGGTTAAAACTTGCCTTGGCCGATTCGATAGTTGCCAACAAGATGCTTGAGACGCTGATAGATGTTTCAAATGATGAATACAAGACGGATTTAAAAAAAAACTTTGGCAACGGACTGTTTCAAAAAGGCCTGAAGAAGTGA
- a CDS encoding IS3 family transposase: MSVKSGCTYFGYSRSAYYGWMDSKLKEEAQYDLVLELVRDYRRTHPMMGTRKLQELIREDAVRLEISIGRDRLFELLRSEGLLVKRKRKYVVTTQSFMRYSKYEDLFNGNVWTTAHQAWVSDITYIRVGDSFRYLYLITDAYSRKIVGWYLGNTLESKCAVEALKMAIEQCPSTEGIVHHSDRGFQYCSKIYTELLEKEGIKSSMGEAGNCYDNAMAERVNGILKIEYKLGDRFKNLKEAFAAVRHGVWAYNEKRPHCSLNMKKPIEVHEGLTVFSSLKRKSSPRQRPVKAI, encoded by the coding sequence GTGAGCGTTAAGTCCGGTTGTACTTACTTTGGTTACAGTAGGTCAGCATATTATGGTTGGATGGACTCCAAGTTGAAGGAGGAAGCGCAATACGACCTGGTATTGGAGCTTGTCCGGGATTACCGGAGGACGCATCCGATGATGGGCACAAGAAAGCTTCAGGAGTTGATCAGAGAAGATGCGGTGAGGTTGGAGATCAGCATAGGAAGGGACAGGCTCTTTGAGTTGTTGCGTTCTGAAGGCTTGCTGGTCAAGCGCAAGAGGAAGTATGTTGTTACAACGCAGTCATTTATGCGCTACAGTAAATATGAGGATCTGTTCAATGGCAATGTCTGGACCACTGCCCATCAGGCCTGGGTTTCGGACATAACCTATATCCGTGTCGGGGATTCCTTCAGGTACCTGTATCTTATTACCGATGCATACAGCAGGAAGATAGTAGGATGGTATTTGGGGAATACGCTTGAGTCAAAATGTGCTGTAGAAGCCTTAAAAATGGCGATAGAACAATGTCCGTCAACAGAAGGCATTGTTCATCACTCAGATAGGGGCTTTCAGTATTGCAGTAAGATTTATACTGAATTACTGGAAAAGGAAGGTATAAAGTCCAGTATGGGAGAAGCAGGGAATTGCTATGATAATGCAATGGCAGAGCGGGTTAACGGGATTCTGAAGATTGAATATAAACTTGGGGACAGGTTTAAGAATCTCAAAGAAGCGTTTGCAGCAGTAAGGCATGGAGTATGGGCCTACAATGAAAAGAGGCCACATTGTTCATTAAATATGAAGAAGCCGATTGAGGTACATGAGGGACTAACAGTGTTTTCATCTCTCAAACGCAAAAGTAGCCCAAGACAGAGACCTGTCAAGGCTATATAA
- a CDS encoding IS256 family transposase, translated as MKKEDLLNDDFLKQFRTAGELNSFLQQLQKRAVEKMLEGELDAHLGYEKHQNSDNPNSRNGYSTKTIKNTFGEAEIRVPRDRDGSFEPALVPKRRSMAEGVENVIISMYAKGMSNQDIEEQIRELYDINVSSSTISRVTGAVAEDIVAWRNRPLDPVYLIVWMDGISFKVRENSKVVNKTVYIAVGLRTNGLKEILGLWLGKNESSAFWMGVLTDLKARGVEDILITATDNLNGFTDTIKASFPQSVTQICVVHQIRNACRYVAWKDRRAFTRDMKEIYTAPTKDAAWAALNDFAKKWESKYAYAIKSWRDNWDELTVFFDYPAEIRKIIYTTNLIENLNGKIRKYTKNKLSFPTDDAVMKSVFLAAREASKKWTMPIRDWGAILNSFLLIFGDRVRLLDT; from the coding sequence ATGAAAAAAGAAGATCTCCTAAATGATGACTTCCTCAAGCAGTTCAGGACTGCCGGGGAGCTTAATTCCTTCCTTCAACAGCTTCAGAAAAGAGCCGTTGAGAAAATGCTTGAAGGCGAGCTGGATGCCCATCTTGGCTATGAAAAGCATCAGAATTCCGATAATCCCAATTCAAGGAACGGCTATTCCACCAAAACAATAAAAAACACATTTGGGGAAGCTGAAATCAGAGTCCCAAGAGACAGGGACGGCAGCTTTGAGCCTGCCCTTGTGCCCAAACGCAGAAGCATGGCGGAGGGCGTTGAAAACGTGATCATTTCCATGTATGCCAAGGGAATGTCAAACCAGGACATCGAAGAACAGATCCGGGAGCTTTATGACATCAATGTTTCCTCCTCCACCATCTCAAGGGTTACCGGTGCCGTAGCGGAGGATATTGTTGCATGGAGAAACAGGCCGCTTGACCCTGTATACCTGATCGTTTGGATGGATGGTATATCCTTCAAAGTCAGGGAGAACTCCAAAGTGGTCAACAAGACCGTTTATATTGCCGTTGGCCTCAGAACTAACGGCCTTAAAGAGATCCTAGGCCTTTGGCTTGGCAAGAATGAATCTTCGGCTTTCTGGATGGGGGTACTCACCGACCTGAAAGCCAGAGGGGTTGAAGATATTCTCATAACGGCAACTGACAACCTGAACGGGTTTACTGATACGATAAAAGCTTCATTCCCCCAATCAGTCACTCAGATATGTGTCGTCCACCAGATCAGAAACGCATGTAGATATGTCGCATGGAAAGACCGCAGGGCGTTTACAAGGGATATGAAGGAAATTTATACCGCCCCTACAAAAGATGCTGCTTGGGCTGCCCTGAACGATTTTGCCAAAAAATGGGAATCCAAATACGCTTATGCCATCAAAAGCTGGAGGGACAACTGGGATGAACTCACCGTTTTCTTCGATTACCCGGCTGAAATCCGTAAAATCATCTATACCACCAACCTGATTGAAAATCTCAATGGAAAGATCAGAAAATACACCAAAAACAAGCTCTCTTTCCCGACAGATGATGCCGTAATGAAGTCTGTTTTCCTGGCTGCAAGAGAAGCATCGAAAAAATGGACTATGCCTATCAGAGACTGGGGAGCTATTCTTAACAGTTTCCTGCTTATATTTGGTGATAGGGTCAGGCTTCTTGATACCTGA
- a CDS encoding ribonucleoside-diphosphate reductase subunit alpha, with protein sequence MLVIKRDGRRESVRFDKITTRIENLCNGLDGRYIHPIEVAKKVIDGLYDGVTTTELDNLAAEVCASLTVKHPDYAILAARIAISNLHKTTSQSFSNTMKRLYTYINPKTGENAALIAPDVYGIIKNHAARLDEVIDYQRDFDYDYFGFKTLERSYLIKLDGKVVERPQHMLMRVAVGIHKEDIDAAIETYHLLSQKWFTHATPTLFNAGTPKPQLSSCFLLTMKDDSIDGIYDTLKQCAKISQSAGGIGLSIHNIRAKGSYIRGTNGMSNGIVPMLRNFDMTARYVDQGGGKRKGSFAIYLEPWHADVKEFLELKRNHGKEEMRARDLFYAMWIPDLFMKRVEQNDEWSLFCPNEAPGLADCHGEEFEKLYEKYEREGRAREVVKAQELWFEILESQIETGTPYMLYKDSANKKSNQQNLGTIKSSNLCTEIIEYTAPDEVAVCNLASIALPKFVRTGPDGKLFFDHQKLYEVTKVATRNLNKVIDVNYYPVEEARRSNFRHRPIGLGVQGLADAFIMLRMPFESQEAKGLNEDIFETIYYAAVETSMELAKIQGTYETYEGSPASKGILQFDMWGVTPKSGRWPWNELKEKVKKYGLRNSLLVAPMPTASTSQILGNNECFEPYTSNIYTRRTLSGEFIVVNKHLMKDLIDLGLWNDTMKNRLIAANGSVQNIPSIPQNIKDIYKTVWEISQRVIIDMAADRGAYICQSQSMNVFMQDPNFGKLTSMHFYAWKKGLKTGMYYLRSQAAASAIQFTVDKSALETEKSAPITASDVSKTQKQDAIACSLDNPEGCEMCGS encoded by the coding sequence ATGTTAGTAATAAAAAGAGACGGACGTAGGGAATCGGTAAGATTCGACAAGATTACAACGAGGATTGAGAACCTCTGCAATGGTTTGGATGGGAGATATATCCATCCGATAGAAGTAGCCAAAAAAGTTATAGACGGCCTCTATGATGGGGTCACCACCACGGAGTTGGACAATCTAGCCGCTGAAGTATGTGCTTCCCTTACTGTGAAGCACCCTGATTACGCGATTTTGGCGGCAAGAATTGCAATTTCCAATTTACATAAGACTACCAGTCAGTCTTTTTCCAATACGATGAAAAGGCTGTATACCTACATCAATCCAAAGACAGGTGAAAATGCTGCTTTGATTGCACCTGATGTATATGGTATCATCAAAAACCATGCAGCCAGATTGGATGAGGTAATTGATTATCAAAGAGACTTCGATTATGACTATTTCGGATTCAAAACCCTAGAAAGGAGTTATCTGATCAAATTAGACGGTAAGGTGGTAGAAAGACCTCAGCATATGTTGATGAGGGTGGCAGTTGGTATTCATAAGGAGGATATCGATGCTGCCATCGAAACGTATCACCTGCTTTCCCAAAAGTGGTTTACCCATGCCACTCCTACCCTCTTCAATGCCGGTACGCCCAAACCTCAATTATCCTCTTGTTTTCTTTTGACCATGAAGGATGACAGCATAGATGGGATTTATGATACTTTGAAGCAATGTGCCAAAATTTCCCAATCAGCTGGTGGTATCGGTCTCTCCATTCACAATATTAGGGCCAAAGGTAGCTATATCAGAGGTACAAACGGAATGTCCAATGGTATTGTCCCCATGCTGAGAAACTTTGATATGACTGCAAGGTATGTTGATCAAGGTGGTGGAAAAAGAAAAGGCAGTTTTGCAATTTACTTAGAGCCTTGGCATGCAGACGTCAAAGAATTCCTGGAATTGAAGAGGAACCATGGTAAAGAGGAAATGAGAGCAAGAGACCTCTTTTATGCCATGTGGATTCCTGACCTTTTCATGAAGCGTGTAGAGCAGAATGATGAATGGTCGCTTTTCTGTCCAAATGAAGCTCCAGGTTTAGCAGATTGCCATGGAGAGGAATTCGAAAAGCTATATGAAAAATACGAAAGAGAAGGCCGTGCCAGAGAGGTAGTTAAAGCCCAGGAACTATGGTTTGAAATATTGGAATCCCAAATTGAAACAGGAACTCCTTATATGCTTTACAAAGACTCAGCAAATAAGAAGTCCAATCAGCAAAATCTGGGGACTATAAAATCTTCCAATCTTTGCACGGAGATTATCGAGTACACTGCTCCTGATGAAGTAGCTGTATGTAATTTGGCCTCTATCGCCCTTCCAAAATTTGTAAGGACTGGACCTGATGGCAAATTATTCTTTGACCATCAAAAATTATATGAGGTAACCAAAGTTGCTACACGAAACCTAAACAAGGTAATCGATGTCAACTATTATCCAGTAGAGGAAGCTAGACGGTCCAATTTTAGACACAGACCAATTGGTCTTGGGGTACAAGGTTTGGCTGATGCTTTTATTATGCTCAGAATGCCATTTGAATCACAAGAAGCCAAGGGACTGAATGAAGATATTTTTGAGACCATCTACTATGCTGCTGTAGAGACTTCCATGGAATTAGCCAAAATCCAAGGGACCTACGAAACATATGAAGGATCACCAGCTTCAAAAGGCATATTGCAATTTGATATGTGGGGTGTGACCCCTAAATCAGGAAGGTGGCCATGGAATGAATTGAAAGAAAAAGTTAAAAAATACGGCCTGAGAAATTCCTTATTGGTTGCTCCAATGCCGACTGCTTCTACTTCCCAGATTTTGGGTAACAACGAATGCTTTGAGCCATATACTTCTAACATTTACACCAGAAGAACACTTTCCGGTGAATTCATTGTGGTAAACAAACATTTGATGAAAGACCTTATTGATCTTGGCTTGTGGAATGATACCATGAAAAACAGATTGATAGCGGCTAATGGTTCAGTTCAAAATATCCCTTCAATTCCCCAGAACATCAAAGATATTTACAAGACGGTATGGGAGATCTCCCAAAGGGTGATTATCGATATGGCCGCAGATAGAGGTGCTTACATCTGTCAATCTCAGAGTATGAACGTTTTCATGCAAGATCCAAACTTTGGCAAATTGACCTCTATGCATTTCTATGCTTGGAAAAAAGGATTGAAAACAGGCATGTATTACCTGAGGTCTCAAGCTGCAGCAAGCGCAATTCAGTTTACTGTGGATAAATCAGCCCTAGAAACAGAGAAAAGTGCTCCCATCACTGCATCAGATGTTTCAAAGACACAAAAGCAGGACGCTATAGCTTGTTCCTTGGACAATCCTGAAGGTTGTGAGATGTGTGGCAGCTAA
- a CDS encoding ribonucleoside-diphosphate reductase small subunit, with protein MQQIEPILQENSNRFVLFPIQHDDIWQFYKKAEASFWTAEEIDLSQDLKDWKDLNDGERHFISHVLAFFAASDGIVNENLAEHFVAEVQYTEAKFFYGFQIAMENIHSETYSLLIDTYIKNPVERDRLLNAIEHIDCVKRKAEWALRWIENGTFQERLIAFAAVEGIFFSGSFCSIFWLKKRGLMPGLSFSNELISRDEGLHCDFACHLYTKHVINKLPKETVTRIITDAVAIEKEFVTDALPVKLIGMNADLMCQYIEFVADRLLMELGCDKVWNSTNPFDFMDMISLQGKTNFFEKRVGDYQKAGVMKSKETSDAPKFSIEEDF; from the coding sequence ATGCAACAGATAGAACCAATTCTTCAAGAAAACAGTAACAGATTTGTCCTCTTCCCAATCCAGCATGACGACATCTGGCAATTTTACAAAAAAGCAGAGGCAAGTTTTTGGACAGCGGAGGAGATTGACTTGAGTCAAGATCTTAAAGATTGGAAAGATTTGAATGACGGTGAGAGACATTTTATCTCTCATGTACTTGCATTCTTTGCGGCAAGTGATGGTATTGTGAACGAGAATTTAGCCGAGCATTTTGTTGCTGAAGTACAGTATACAGAAGCCAAATTCTTTTATGGGTTCCAGATTGCAATGGAAAACATCCACTCGGAGACTTACAGTTTATTGATCGATACCTACATTAAAAACCCAGTTGAAAGAGACCGTCTTTTAAATGCCATCGAACATATAGACTGTGTAAAAAGAAAAGCGGAATGGGCCTTACGCTGGATAGAGAACGGCACCTTTCAGGAAAGATTGATTGCATTTGCCGCGGTGGAGGGAATATTTTTCTCTGGTTCATTCTGTTCTATTTTCTGGTTGAAAAAAAGAGGCCTCATGCCAGGCTTATCATTCTCCAATGAACTGATTTCAAGGGACGAAGGATTACACTGTGATTTTGCATGCCACTTGTATACCAAGCACGTAATCAATAAGCTTCCTAAGGAAACTGTCACCAGGATCATAACTGATGCCGTAGCCATTGAAAAAGAGTTCGTGACTGATGCATTACCAGTCAAATTAATAGGAATGAATGCTGACCTCATGTGCCAATACATTGAATTTGTAGCTGACAGGCTTTTAATGGAATTGGGATGTGATAAAGTTTGGAACAGCACCAACCCATTTGACTTTATGGATATGATTTCTCTACAGGGTAAAACTAACTTCTTTGAAAAGAGGGTAGGTGATTACCAAAAAGCCGGTGTCATGAAATCCAAAGAAACTTCAGATGCCCCTAAATTTTCTATTGAGGAAGACTTCTAA
- the rplU gene encoding 50S ribosomal protein L21: MYAIVNIAGKQFKVTKDQQVYAPKMQGEAGASVEFDQVLLAEDNGTVSIGAPIITGAKVSGKILDHVKGDKVIVFKKKRRKGYKKKNGHRQEFTKILIENITL; the protein is encoded by the coding sequence ATGTACGCAATTGTAAACATCGCAGGAAAGCAGTTCAAGGTAACAAAAGATCAGCAAGTCTATGCACCAAAAATGCAGGGCGAAGCTGGCGCTTCCGTGGAATTTGATCAGGTATTGTTGGCAGAAGACAACGGTACTGTATCAATCGGCGCTCCAATAATCACTGGCGCCAAGGTATCAGGAAAAATTCTTGACCATGTAAAAGGTGACAAAGTAATCGTCTTCAAAAAGAAAAGAAGAAAAGGTTACAAAAAGAAAAACGGTCACAGACAGGAGTTCACTAAAATTTTGATTGAAAACATCACATTGTAA
- the rpmA gene encoding 50S ribosomal protein L27 produces MAHKKGVGSSKNGRESHSKRLGVKKFGGEAVVAGNILVRQRGTKHHAGLNVGVGKDHTLFALVDGKVEFKKKFDGKSYVSVVPAEA; encoded by the coding sequence ATGGCTCACAAGAAAGGTGTCGGTAGTTCCAAAAACGGTAGAGAATCCCACAGCAAACGTCTAGGGGTTAAAAAATTTGGGGGAGAGGCAGTAGTTGCCGGTAATATCCTCGTAAGACAAAGAGGTACTAAACATCATGCAGGTTTGAATGTTGGTGTGGGTAAAGACCATACTTTGTTTGCTCTTGTTGATGGAAAAGTTGAATTCAAGAAAAAATTTGATGGAAAGTCTTACGTAAGCGTAGTACCTGCTGAAGCTTAA